The DNA window ACAGACAAACTGCTTTTGGATTGAAGCTGAATAAGATAGGCTCCAGAACTCAAATCACTGATATCCACCATTGATGCCCCTTTTTCCAGCTGTACTGATTTTACCTCAATACCTGATAAGGAGCTTATCCGGATAATAGTATTCTCAGATACAGTGGGATTGATAAACAAATGATTTTGAGCGGGATTCGGATAGATTTGTAATGTTGTGGGATGAATACCTGGAGGCATGCCTGTATTCAGACCGTATTGAGTTTAGCCAGGTAGGGATAATAGTAGGATGGATTAGTATAAGTACAGGTGTCGAAGCTGAGTTCGCCATGCCCTATACCTGTTACATAGAGGTTCTGATCCGCTCCGCTCGCGATGGCCAGGCCATAGCTGTATGAAGAGGAACTTGATGACTTAGTCCAGACTGCCTGCCCTGTTGAAGAAATATGCAGTAACAGGCTTTCATACGCTCCAATAGTACCCTGTGAAACCACTCCATTGTCCCAATCCACAGAACCTCGCAAAAGACCTGTAAGGGTAACTGAGTGGTCCTGGTTTACAATAAAAGGACGGGTTTCTCCCGGAGAAGCATCCCCTGTCATGACCTGCGGAACCTCAAAGCCCCATTGAATATGCCCCTCCTGATCGAAACAGCTGAGGAAAATGTCATACACCCAGCTGGGGCCATTAAATGTCAGTGTATCGAGAGTAGTTTGAATGTTCAGTATGCCACCCATCATAACCATACCATCATTTCTTATATCAAGATAGGGCGAAATACAGGTTATATCCTCCATAAACTGGACCCATAGAGGCAATCCTTCTGCTGAGTATTTCACAAGATAGATGCTATAAGAAAACGGAGCAGGGAAGCTGATGCCACCAAACTGACTGCCTGCATCCGGACAGGAGCCCGCTACAAATATGTTACCATCGCTGTCAACTGCAACTGAAGAGGCGATACCTACGCTAAGCTGTTCAATATCTTTAACGAGATCACCACCGGTATCAAATACCGATACATTTGAGCTTAACCAGCTTGAATGGGCAAGATAAAGGAATCCATTTCGAAATGTGAGATCTTCAGGCACTGCATCCGGAAAAAGCTGCGAAAGGTCCTTAACCCAGTCGATGCTGCCTCCGTTATTGACTTTTAGGAGGAATCCATTGATAAAAGGGCCACTGAAAGCTAATTGTGTACCATCCCAGAAATCAAGATCAGTGATATACTGACCGATAAGGTAAACGTTGCCAATATCATCAGTAGTTAAATCACTCAGCAAGGCACTGCCGGATATTTCATAATCATCGAGCAATTCACCGGCTGAATTGTATCGACTAAGAAAAAGATTGCCCATGGCCGACTGATAACTTTGCACAAATTCTTTTAGGCCTGAGAACCAGATATTCCCTTGAGAGTCAGTAGTAACTGAAAAGTTAAGACTGCCGGGATTCATTGAGTAATTGATATCCCTGCCTTTGATCCATTCGAAGGTTTGCGCCTTAGAGCTTGCAATCAGCAGAAAAGTGAGGAAAAGTAGTATGATATTTCTCATGGGAAGAATTTTTCGTTGTTAGATTGATGTTTAATGAAACTGATGGTAACCATCAATTTTAAGTTGGATCAGAACATGCCCAACATTTCAATTGTGCCCTCCAGTTGTCGGATTCGCAAATTGAAAGAGCATTGTTAGTATAAACAATTCTTAATTCTGAAAGTTTAGATTGGTTCTAATGCGGTTATCCAGAAAGCGTTCATCAACCATTTGCTGGTATTCCTGATTTCTTGCTGATTAAAGCATGTATTGCTCTGAAACCTTCTAATTGATTTGAGGCATGCTTGCTGAGCCAGGCTGAAAGTAACCCGAATACTTTTCTTTCCTGACCCTGGTATGCTTCATGAAGTTTCGTGGCATCATCTCCATACCTGGCTGGATCAGTAAGTTCTGCCCAGGGTGTCCGGGCGTCTGATTCCAGGGTGCAGATCAGTCTCCAGAACAGTGTTGCCAGTTCATACTGTTCTTCTGAACCTTTGGAAGGATGCAGTATTTGAATAGATTCCAGTTCGGTGAAACCTGATGTTTGAAATAATGATATATAACTTAGAGTATCCTCATTAAGCCCCGGATCAAGGGTTTCACATAAGGGCTCACTACTCCTGCTGCTGAATAAATTTGATGCTACCGTGCTGACCAGTGAAGATTCCGGCTTTTCTCCTGCCAAAATATGTGATAACAATGATTTTAGTGTGTCTATTTGTCCCAACAGACTATCTTTCAATATACTGATGTTAGCCAATCCAGTGGAGTCCGGTTGTATCGGCACAGATTTCTGAAAGGTATTAGCAGCAGTTTCTCTTTGATGGGCATCCGGTTGTAAAGATTCAAGATACAATTGGCGGGCCTGTATGGGTGTATAACCTGCTTTTACCCATTTTTCAATACTTTTCAAGGGCGTCTCTCTGAAAAGATGTTGCCCCTGGATATAAAGTCCCGCTAATACGGCTATGGATGCAAAAATTCCCATGAAGGCAATACGATAGGAAGGTCCGGGTAAGTTTTGTGTATAGTTGCCCAATGCACGTCCGGCATAAGTGATAAGTGCAATAGCCAAGGTCATGCGTATCCAGTCGTTATCTGTCAGGCCAATAACTAAGCCTGCAATAATTCCTATCCCTAGACCTTCAAGGGAATCTTTCAGATATTCCGTCATCATCAATATTCACCAAATGTACAAAGCTCTGTTGAAAGGGTGAACAGCATGAATTTCTTCAAATAGTCATCTTCCACCAAGCGATTCGGATCAAATTCAAGGTTGATAACCAGCAAATCAGGCCCGCTTACTTCTGCCATAAAATATAAAGTTCTTCCACTTCCATCAGCCGCCAAACGGGTAAGGAAATAAGAAGCAGACTCATTTTCATCATCCTCTACAATTTCATCTGCAGTTTCAGGGTCAGCTACCCAGTCTGTAGGAAGGAAATTCTCGATATATACATCATATACATTCTGCTTTGCCGCTGCATAATTCTCTGAAAAAAACGGAAGTGCATCATAGGTCAGGGTTTCATCTTCATTGGAAGAGTAGAACCAGCCGTCCTCAACCTCGAATATGGCATCACCTGGCACAGCTATAGTGGCTCCGGTTTCATAATCCTCATAAATGTTAAAGGTAGCTCCCGACAGGTCAAGAGAAAGGCTGTTTGTGAGTTCCTGCATCTCCCTTTGTTCTTCGGCTGTCATGGTTGAGAAAAGGTCTTCATAGCTGGCAGTCCAGGTAAGTGTAACGGATTGTTCTCCATTTTCAACGGTATTCTCTTTAGCTTCCCTTTGAAGTTCCATGATTTCTTCAGCTTCACTGGCATCGGCATCAACAGTGGTTCTGTTGCTATATAAGCTTACCTGTAAGGAAGGGGAGGACGGAATTGGGTCTATGGAACTGGCTAGCCTGGGAACATAGAAATTAGCGGGCATAGCCCAGTTGATCCTGGCAGCGCCGCCACGAAGTCCGCCATCGGCGACTCCTACTACCGCACCATTCGATGACATGATAGGTGCCCCTGAATGGCCCGGTTGTATAGTGGAACTAATACGAAGTATTTTGGCAATGGGAAGAGGGTACCCCTGGTCCTCCAATTCTGACTTTAGCTTATTGCCTGTAAGTATACTGTTCAAGGTTGGTGATTTCTCCAGACTCCTGGAAAGACGAATGTCGTCCCCTTGCATCGTATTTACTCCGTGAGGGAATCCCCAAACATATAACTCTTTACTTGAATTTGGATCAGCCTCTTGCAGTTGCAATGGACTCAATCCAAGGTCAGTACTGATCCGCAATAATGCCAGGTCCGCTTCCTTGAGCACTTTATAAATCACTGCCTTCGAGGATTTATTCCCTTCCCTGTAAACCATAATATCTTCTGCTCCGGTTACAGCATGCAGCGCTGTGACAATTAAAGTGGGCTCTTTCCAGCACCAGCCGGTTGCCACACCAAGATCCTTCACCTCTTTACCCTTTTCGGTTCGGACGTAGTGGGTCTTAATTTTTACTACCGATGCTTTTGCACTCTCCAGATCAGAACTCTGAGCATGCAATACCATGGGGAAATAAGCAACAAACGCAATCAGAAATGTTTCGGGTAAATATCTTTTCATAACTATTTAAATTTTATGAACATTATTCATTTTCTATCTTGCATACCAGTTCAGCCAGCTTTGGTAAAATCTTCTGACGATGCTCCGGGCTTAGTTTGGAAAGTTCCTGAACTATAGTATTTAGTGACGGTTCTTTTTGCCATAATTCAAAATCTGTCCCAAGTTTGCAATAGGCAGTCCCTTTTTTACCTAACTGGCAGAATAACTTATTTAATCCCTTAAGGAAAGCAAATCGTTCCTGCTCCGGGATGGTGTTTGCTATTTCACTAATAATTGGTGTCATGATTTTGGGATCCAATGCTATCAACTCTTTTTGTGCAGCATCCCAATCATTGTTCCACTGGTCGGGATCAGTAGCGCCACATAGCTCTTGTGCTTGCTCAGAACTAAATAAATTCGACTGGTGTGCCCGTTGGACTTCAGTTACAGGTCCTAATTCACCGGTATTCGGATCGATCCCAAGTCGCTGGAACAGCACAAGTTTTCGGGCATGATCCGGTGCGAACCCTGCATCTGTGTAGCCTTTAACACTTTTGGCCACACTAATTGTAAATACTTCCTGCGTTCTGACAAACATACCCAGGAAGATACCTGCCACTACAGCAATCCCAAACCATCCTGCCCTTAATGCAGTAAAAAGTGTGTTTTCCTTCTCTTTCTGGTATTCAGCCGACTCCATGCCAGCAAAACTACGTTTATCGAAACCCAGGAAGGCCCCAAGCATGGCAGTGAGAATTCCAAAAATAACCTTGACTACTTCAGAAACTGAGAGCCCCATAATGACTCCAAGTAATAAACCCATGCCAATACCTGATAAAATGGTAGCCCGCTGTATACTACCATGGAGTTTTTTTTCGTCTTTTTCCATATGTAATTTTTTTAAATGTAAACTTGATGATACCGAGCCTGATGTATACGATGCCCTTATTTGACAGGTACTCTGAGGATGGATGGAGTGGTGTGGGAGTGCACCCGGTTAGAATGATGTTTATACAAATATAGATTCAATTATATTAAATTAGACTAAATAAAAATAAATAATTTACAATAAATCATTGTCATACTGGTTAAATGTCAGTTTAACAGGATATTAAGGAGTTTAACTTACCCCAAAAAGAAACTAGTGAAAAATTGGCGGTAGGATCAATGATTTAATTTAATTCGGATCAGTTCCTGGATATCAGGGAGGATCTCACCATTATAAACAGCTATTCTGATTCCCCTTCCTTCAGCATACACTCTTGCGGAGGCCAGTTCTGTCCTGATATCCGCACCCAATTCACTGCTGAGTATAAGGTCAGTAGCTTTTTGCCCGAAAACAAATGCCACCATAAAATACTTCTCTCTTGGAAGAAGATAGATAATTGCTCTCTTTTTATCCTTCACCCTGAAACTCCAGCCATATTTTGCCCCGGGAAAGTTCCATTGATCCTCTGCGGCAGGGTATTGTTCATGAACATATTGTCTTAAAGCAGTCCAGAGTGGATAGGTGTTTTCCAATGCTTCTGCTAAAATTTGTTCGGAAGGAGGCTGGGATTTGTCGGAAAAAACGCTGGTTTCCATGAACTTAGTCTAATAATATTTGATTCTCAGATGAAACTCATGCAAGTAAAAGTAAGAAAAGGTTCGTTTGTCTTTCGCTTTTGATTCATGAATTCTGTCTGAAAGTATCAATGACACTAACAATTCACTTACTTAACATCTGTGTTTGTAACCTCGAATGATTTGATGATGAGGGATGCCAAAAAAGCCTCCAGCAGACTCAGTGGAATGGCAAGCCTCAACAAATCAAAAGGGAGTAAATTCATATTTCCTAGCACAACCCACATTAGCACAAAGGCGACAAACCAAGAAAGGAAAGTGGTTTGAGCCAGGCTGAATTTCCTGGAGAGGATAAATATGGTAATAGCAAATAGGAAGGACCATACTCCCCACATTACTCCATTTATTGGATCAGAAGGGAAGATGAGTCCCATCCCTTTATAATGATTAGTCCAGTAGGATTTTAGCAGAATTTCATTTCTCAGGAATTCTGAGCCGCTAATCCATAGAGTTGCCAATAAAATTGATAAGAAAGGTCTGATAGTTCTCATATTAAAATTTCATTTGGATGAAGTTACGATAAAAATGAAGGAGAAGGTTTATAAACAGCAGATTTTCCTTCAAAGTCTCA is part of the Bacteroidales bacterium genome and encodes:
- a CDS encoding T9SS type A sorting domain-containing protein; the protein is MPPGIHPTTLQIYPNPAQNHLFINPTVSENTIIRISSLSGIEVKSVQLEKGASMVDISDLSSGAYLIQLQSKSSLSV
- a CDS encoding trypsin-like peptidase domain-containing protein gives rise to the protein MKRYLPETFLIAFVAYFPMVLHAQSSDLESAKASVVKIKTHYVRTEKGKEVKDLGVATGWCWKEPTLIVTALHAVTGAEDIMVYREGNKSSKAVIYKVLKEADLALLRISTDLGLSPLQLQEADPNSSKELYVWGFPHGVNTMQGDDIRLSRSLEKSPTLNSILTGNKLKSELEDQGYPLPIAKILRISSTIQPGHSGAPIMSSNGAVVGVADGGLRGGAARINWAMPANFYVPRLASSIDPIPSSPSLQVSLYSNRTTVDADASEAEEIMELQREAKENTVENGEQSVTLTWTASYEDLFSTMTAEEQREMQELTNSLSLDLSGATFNIYEDYETGATIAVPGDAIFEVEDGWFYSSNEDETLTYDALPFFSENYAAAKQNVYDVYIENFLPTDWVADPETADEIVEDDENESASYFLTRLAADGSGRTLYFMAEVSGPDLLVINLEFDPNRLVEDDYLKKFMLFTLSTELCTFGEY
- a CDS encoding DUF3788 domain-containing protein is translated as METSVFSDKSQPPSEQILAEALENTYPLWTALRQYVHEQYPAAEDQWNFPGAKYGWSFRVKDKKRAIIYLLPREKYFMVAFVFGQKATDLILSSELGADIRTELASARVYAEGRGIRIAVYNGEILPDIQELIRIKLNH